The Tachysurus vachellii isolate PV-2020 chromosome 15, HZAU_Pvac_v1, whole genome shotgun sequence nucleotide sequence ATTGAACCGACTGATTGAACAAGTGGAATCAGctgtggctcctgcttgattggtatgtaaacctgcacccacaccttTGCGGAAAAGATTGGACACATGCGCCAAACCTGGATCTGTAGTCATTTTAATGCTCCAGTCTTTGATCTGTAGTTAATTTAATGATCTAGTCTTTGATCTGTAGTTAATTTAATGCTCTAGTCTTTGATCTGTAGTTATTGTAATGCTCCAGTCTTTGATCTGTAGTTCTTGTAATGCTCCAGTCTTTGATCTGTAGTTATTATAATGCTCCAGTCTTTTGATCTGTAGTTAATTTTAATTCTCCAGTCTTTGATCTGTAGTTATTTTAATGCTCCAGTCTTTGATCTGTTGTAATTGTAACATGTCTTTGATCAATTGTCATTAATGCTCTAGTCTTTCATCTGTAGCAGTAACAATGCTTTAGTGTTTGATCTGTGGTATTAGTGTGTTAGTATTTGATCTGTAGTAGTAACAAAGCTCTAGTTATTGATCTGTAGTAATTCTACTCCAGTCTTTGAGCTCTGGTAATTTTACTAGCATCTGTAGTACTTTACCGGCGCTTGTCTATTATACGTTAGTCTTTTGTCTCTAGTATTCTTATTACTCCAGATGTTTTTAGACTCTTGTCTGCTGTAGTCTCTTACTGCCCTGAATGGCAAATCTCTGGTGAAATGGCCTGATTCGGTCAAGTTTAATAATGTTCTGCATGGTtgcctgtttatttaaaattctttaaaagCACCAATGCAGTTTTTTAATCTCTTGGGCAAATGCTGCTTTACTTGTATGAATGTGGTGTTTATGGGGACGGACGTGCAGCTGGTAGACCTTTAACTGGGTGAACTTTGACCCACTGGACAATCACAAGCCTGCTCGCCATCCCCCCTCTGAATGCTGCCTGAAGCGTGTTATTGCAGCGGAACAAGAAGAGGGAGAAAGGAAGGTACACGAGAGTGACAGAACAGGGAGGAAAACTGGGgggataaagtgtgtgtgtgtgtgcggggggGGGTGTCAAGCTGTCATGACACTGCACAGTCATGCTACCATTATAGGCGTTTActgtctatggtgtgtgtgtgtgtttgagaaggACAAGTCAGCACAGCTCAGCAGCTCCACGTGGCTCGACTCCCTTTCCCGCCCACTCTCTGTCCCGGAAGGGGAATATCCTCCCCATATTtgcctctctccctctctctctctctctctctctctctctctctgtgtgtctgtctgtctctcactcagtgGGTGTGTACACATTCCATGGCACTCGTTTCACAAGACCTCTCTCTCCCGTTTTACACTCTGTCTAATTtttctctgtgtgcgtgtctgcgcCTGCGTGTGTGGTTGAGCATGTGAGAGAGCTTGAAGGCttagggtgtgtgtggtgtgtgtgttatatattttggtgagggcatgtgtgtgtacacagtcgGGCTGCGTTTGGACTCTGGCTCGAGGACTAGACAGGCCTTCAGGCCTTTAGCGCAGCTAGCAAATGTGCTGGCtcatgcttgtgtgtttgtgaaaactATTGCGTCAAGCTTTTCACACACTGGAGTTAGGTAAGATGAACAAACAGCTGCtggatttctgtgtgtgttttagctttTTCTCCGACTTTATCTAGAGTTaaagtgtttgtctgtgtgtgagagagagaatgcacaGAATAACTCTAACTGGACTCGCTCAACTCGTCGGCAATcctcctttcctttctctctttttctttatcatttgTTCACTCTCGCTcgttatttcagtttattttttttaaatccgtGCATAAGAGGAGCGTTAATGCTAACTTTCCACTCAGATAAGGATACGAGACCCTAATCAAGGAGGCAGAGACATCACTGAAGAGATCATGTCTGGGGGCCGAAGCGCCTCCACCCCTACACCTCCACAGGTAATGCTCTCTTTCATTACATAGAAAGAGCCAGTGAAATGCTGCAACTTTGACTAATGTAATTTGAAAAAATGGACACAAACATCATGTGTGCAAGAGtgctttctttttatcatttaacaaatctctttttttccccttcatccCAGTCGGCTCTGACGATGTCAGAAGGCGAAGCCATCACACAGTCAAATGGTGagaaggccacgcctcctgtcaCAGCAGCCAGGGGAGGTAAGGAGGGTATCACTGTGTGCATTTTGTAATGATTAACACTCCCCCACACAGCTGGTAGTTTCTCAGTCTTGTGCCACGTACCAGTCTCACTACCATCTGCCTTTAGTTTCAGTCTTTGCTCTAATcgtatcttttatttttcagccttcaaatctttcttcctttctttattctaaacacacaccacacaatttAGCCAGAATTTCCAAGACGTCATTTTCTTGGTCTGTCGATACTGATGCTGATGGTTTTAGTATCGTTTGAAATCCTTTCTACAACGTTGCGCCTATGACATGTGGCAAGAGCGTCGATTGAGCATCAGCCAATAGATTCCGAAAGATTCGGAGTGGAAATGTGTCAGCAGTTCCTTGAATGCAGTTTATCATGTTTGTGTAGGAGGGCAgtgacaaaatgtaaacaaattaatttgactTCTGTGTTTGATCCTGTGTTAGAATCTGGCCAGgtaaaacacaaacagctgTTAAGAACAGCAAAAATGAACAGTTCTTTCTGCCTGTGtctttaaaactaaaaactaattTTTGTTGTTCTAGACGACCTGGTAAAACATGTAGTATCCCTAGAGTTCCCCGTTCCCCCAGGGGAAATCCCTATCCCAGATGCTCCGCCCACTCCCCCTCCCACCAGCCCAATCAGTGACACAGTTGATGCCCCACCTCCTACCATAGATAAAGCCACACAACTCAAAGATGCAAAACAGCAGGAGCTGAAATCCTCATCAGCCGCGGTTCCTTCTAGCGGTTCTACAGAGAATGGGGCAGGACCGGCAACAGTTTCTGTACTTCGTCCAGCTTCAGGAGCAGAGCCAGCACTGGAGTCGCCAATTGCACAGCCAGAGGAGCTGCAGTTTGTAAACGGTTTAACTGCAGATGCCAACAGAGACGTCAGTCCTCTTGCTGAGCCTGACATCACAAAAGAAGCTCCACCTGTTTTCGAGGAATTCTCAACACGGACTACCAAAGTTGTCTCTCCTGTCCTCAAGGAAACCCCCGCTCAGGTTGTCAGCGAGACACCGCCACTTCTAGATGTCAAAGAAACTTCTGTCACAAGTGTCAAAGAAACACCAGCTCCTATCCCAACACCTACTCCTGTTGTCACAGAAACCCCATCTCTGATTGCCAAGGATACCCCGTTATCAGCTGTGAAGGAAATCCTTGCACCAGTTGCTAAGGAAACCCCCCCTCCTGTTGTCCTGGAGGCTCTGGTTGAAAAGGAGATGCCTCCTCCAGTTGCCACAGAAACTAGCGAGCCTGTTGTCAAAGAAACCATTATTGAGGATCCTTGTCCTGTTGCTAAGGAGACCCCAGAACCAATCGACAAAGAAATCCGAAGTCCTGCTGCGCCTGTGTGTGTTGCTAAAGCAGCACCACCTTCTCCTCCTGCTCTTGCTGAGGAACAAGAGGACATGCCCCCTCCACAAACAACTGCCCCAGACAGCACTATGCAAGGTACATGCAAGTAAAAAGGATTCTAATAAATGAACTGATAGCAAATTGTTTTTGTGATGATAATTGTGTAGATTgacccttcttttttttttcttccttcaagCAGCTGTTTCTGTGccaaaaaagaagaggaagttGAAGGACCTAAACAAGAAGGAGACTGGTGATGTTCTGGATGCCTTTAAAGAggtgtgtgcacgtgcatgtCTGCGTGCGTGATCGTGTGTGTGCTCATGCGTGTGTTTTGAAGCAGATGCATATGCCTTGACAAATATTGATTTATATCATAACTCCCTGAAACTCTCACCACCTCTAAATTAGCCACCACCAAAGCCAGAGCCCATGCCCCAGACAAAATCAGAGCAGGCTGAACCTGCACCTGTAGCTCCACCCCCTGTAGAAGACATGGAAGAGACATGGGAAGAGAAGGAAGACAAGCTTGATGCTGAAAACCGCCAACTACGGAGTCCGGCACCGGCCACGCCCACCGAGCAGAAGTACCAGTACAAAGAGGGTGTGTGTTACTAAAACTCGTACATACCTTTGTTTAATATACCGCTGTCCTGAATTTGTCTTTCTCTGGTCCGCACAGAACAGTGGAAACCTCTGAACcctgaggagaagaagaaatatgATCGAGAGTTTCTGTTGCGCTTCCAGTTCATCAGTGCTAGCATGCACAAACCAGAAGGGCTACCGCATATCAGCGATGTGGTGCTGGATAAGGTAGGGTGTACACGCTTGTtcccacacacaaatacacacagtaagtaggtgttttacattttaagacACCCATAATTTGTTTTCTCATTATCATATCATTTAGCATATTGAATAATAAACATGCAATGCTTTCCATGTTAAATTATACTTGGGTGCCTGCCATTGGTGCTCATGTAAGACATTTAACACTAATTTCATCTGGCTGTCTTTTATTCTCACGCTTtatgctcactctctctctaggtGAATAAAACTCCTCTGCGGCCATTAGACTTGAGCAGGATGAACTGTGGTCCAGACTTCACACCTTCATTTGCTAATTTGGGAAGACAGCCAGTTGGAGGGCGTGGCCCGGTCAGTCTCTCCACGAATCACAGCTTGAATAACATGTAGCATTACACACATGTAGAACTGAAGAAAGGCCCCTGTTATACTCTCGTTATTCCTCTGCTTATCTTATCAcctccatattattattattattattattattattattattattattattattatataatttcctgttttttccaTCACTCTGTCTCCAGGCTATGGGTTTGCCAGGCCCGAGGCGCTCAGGTCAGTCCAGTTCCCGCAAGGAACCAAGGAAGATCGTCCTGTCTGGTGTGTCCTTGAATGATGATATTCATCTGAGCAAGGCAGAGAATGCGTGGCGacgtggtggtggtggaggagtTGAAGTCGAAGACGCAGAGACTTCAAAGACACGGGAGCTACTGCGACGTGTGCGAGGTGTCCTGAATAAACTGACCCCTCAGATGTTCCAGCCACTGATGAAACAGATCACAGAGATGACCATTGACACAGAGGAGAGGCTGAAGGGTGTGATCGACCTCGTGTTCGAGAAGGCCATCTCTGAGCCCAATTTCTCTGTCGCCTACGCTAACATGTGCCGATGCCTcatgggggtgtgtgtctgtgtgtctttttacAAAGTAGACGCCGCATCATTATCTGAATCTGAGATTTAACATCACAGAATGTAGAAtgatctctgtctgtctccgtctctgtctctgtagtTGAAAGTGCCTACTTCCGATAAGCCCAATGTCATGGTGAATTTCCGAAAGCTTCTGCTAAATCGTTGCCAGAAAGAATTCGAGAAGGACAAGGATGATGACGAGATCTTTGAGAAGAAACAAAAGGAGCTGGATGCTGCCACTGAggtatgcgcacacacacacacacaaacacactcatacttCACTGAAAGCACATTTTATTGCATGGTTTACATGATTGTCAATATAGCATAATGCACTGCTACTGAGTATTGTGGACTTTCTGCAATACTGAACACCACTTGTTGAATGTGACGCATGGAGTATTGTAGGTTATCGTGCAGTGCTGTAAAGTATTGTTGTGTGGTATTGACTTTTTATATGACTACAAAAAAACTCATCCTTTACTTCTGactctattatttatattatttcttatttttccttctcctcTGCAGGAGGACGTCCGACAGCATCTGAAAGAGGAGCTAGAAGAATCAAAGGACACAGCACGGCGACGCTCGCTCGGCAACATCAAGTTCATTGGCGAGCTGTTCAAGCTGAAGATGCTCACGGAGAACATCATGCATGACTGCGTGGTCAAACTGCTGAAGAACCACGATGAGGAGAGCCTGGAGTGTCTGTGCAGACTGCTGTCCACCATCGGCAAGGACCTGGACTTCGAGAAGGCCAGGGtaacacgagcacacacacacgaagaatagtaaaataataaaaggtaaTCCAAGATAACTACCAGATTAATCCAGGCCTGAAAgctaagttttgtttttttggggttttttccaGCCTCGCATGGATCAGTATTTTAACCAGATGGGGAAGATCATTAAAGAGAGGAAGACATCGTCCAGAATCCGATTCATGCTTCAGGACGTCATCGATCTGAGACGGGTAAATAATATAgatattatcattaataataatatttattgtcaacacattttctaaaatttAAGAtacaaaaaagttacaaaattagaaaacagttgcgaaaaaaataaagaacaaagccTGAATTTGAATTAATAGATTATTGGAATACCAGTAAAGGACCttagggaatgtgtgtgtgtgtgtgtgtgtacactgttacactgcacCATAAGCTGCCACAGGTGTCCATCTCATTCTGATATCCAATCGGCTTCTTCATACCAATGTATTAGGTTCTGCCTCTCGTTATGTTCTCTTGTTTctctaatttatattttatattagtgtGCGGTCTTTCAgctgtatataagtgtgtgtatatttgatGTGTGTGGAGTTCCTGTCGGTTTTGCCTTATCTGTCATTGAcctttgtctcacacacaccaagcttCTTGGAAACAACCAAAGTTTCATTTCTGTGTAAGTGCTAAGGACTGTGACTTCACAGACTCTAGCACTTACACAGAAATGAAACTTTAAGTAAACTCAGCTTACTTATTaagcatgctgtgtgtgtgtgtaagattacAGATGGTTGTTGTCAGTAAATTTCAGCCTACTGATATATTTCTTTACATTCCATATTTTCTGGGAAATTTGTTCTTTCACAGATTCCTAATTTTAAACACTTGGTGGTTATGAACATTTTAGCTTTGAAATGAGCTAATCAGATAAGTGCCTTAGTGGTTGTGTGCTGAATGTATACACGTAGAGCTAACTCTTGTAGTAGTAATATGATCTTCCTAATGGTTACACTAATCATTGGTACATAGTGAAACCTTCAACTTAAAACCTCAGCCATTCAGTAATTAAATTGTTAAACAGCCTAAACCTTTTTGGGCCACATTTCAGGCTAgctgtattatttctttatatttacatagAAATCATTTAGAAAATAGACTTTCCAGAACTCGATTTCTGGTGTTAAAAATATTGCCCTCTTCTTTGCAGTGGTGGTATTGACTCGAAACCGTACTGACGGGAAGCATCTGGGTTGGGATTATCTTCTCTCAGATCTACTGCTGTATTTGACTTAACTCTAAAGTGGAAATTCAGAATTTAGCTGTCTGTTTTATCTTGGCCACAATCTAGCTGAATAAGTTTGGTGATTTATGTAGTTATTGATGTGTATTTACTCCTGTGTAGTCAGTGTTGTTGTCACTTGATGAATTTGCAGTTAAAGACACATTCCTAAGTTTCAGAGTAGGACTTCTGAGTGGAaagttgttttctttgtttatttctctagTCAGAAGTAGAGTTTGAGTTTAAGTCGAGCGtaataacacactacactactgtaaaCTCAAGAGTAGCACAGCTACCAGAAATATCAGGAACTCACTTCCTTTTTTACAATCTACGATCCCCTATTTTAGAATAACTGGGTGCCCAGGCGGGGAGATCAGGGCCCTAAGACAATCGAGCAGATCCACAAGGACGCAGAGATGGAGGAGCAGCGAGAGCAGGTTAAAGTCCAACAGCAGCTCCTCTCCAAGAAGGATGTACGAGGACCTGTAGGAGGAGGTGTGATCCTGGGCCCTCGAGGTGTTGGCCCTGCCTCACACCGGGGCAACCCACCACCAGATGACGGCTGGAATACAGTTCCCATTTCCACCAAGAACCGGCCCATTGACACGAGTCGCCTCAGCAAGATCACCAAGGTATCACCTCAGTTAGGATTATTAGTTATTATCATTAGTAGTTGATTGGTTTGTAGCCATTATTGTGTTTCCTAGTAAGAGCAACTTCCATTATTTTCGATGGTGATCTCTGTTCATCAACACCATCCTGACTGGTCATAAGGTCTTGATTTAGTTTTCTAGTCAGGTTTAAACGAACATGCtactgttgctatagtaacagctcaatTACAGGGACTTGTACAGTGAACGATttcctaataataaacaaattaagaaaactgttaataaatgaatataaaacacatttaatactGACACTTCAGTATTCATTTTCTAACATTACGAGTTTTCCTTTTCCGGATTCTCTGtaatacgtttttttttctttggaattACATATTATAATGAATATCAGATACTATTGaataaacatattaacataCTAATTAACAAACTGCTTTAATTCtgatctgtttttctctcttatgTCCCAGCCTGGATCACTGGACTTTAACAACCAGCTACTTGCACCTGGTGGCAAAGGATCTTGGGGCAGCTGGGGAAAGGGGAGCAGTGGAGGCTCAGGGGTTAAACCCAGTGGTGATGGTGCGTTTCATGTTTGTGTGGTATGTGTGATTGAGGCTCAGTGCTAATCTTACTTGATCTAGTTAGATGATTGTCTTTGGAGTTCTACAaggtattaaatatatttatttagtccAATTATATTactttggttttttttatttactgttgcCTGATCACAATTATAGCAAACACATAATTGCAACTACATTACTTAATTCTAGTTTGCTAGTTCATGAACAAATCTCAGTAACACGTTTTATAGAATTACTGTATAAAGCgtttgtatgtacgtgtgtttgCAGCTCAAGACTCGAGCCGTACAAGCACACTGAATCGCTTCTCCGCCCTCCAGCAgcctccttcctcctcctcatcttcctccacCACGGACACTGACAGAAGAATCCCACAAAGGTCAGAGATCATGCTCTTTCTTCACCCTCTAGACATTCTCTCATCAATCTCTCAACTTTCTAATAGAGTTAGAGCAGTGAGATAAGAGGATTCTGGACTTTATCTTGAATCAGCCTTTaatttctctttcactcaccTGTACAGGAGCAGCTTGAGTAGAGAGCGTGGCGACCGTGGTGACCGTCTAGAACGTGGTTCGGACCGAAACCGACCCAGCATCAGTAAGCGCAGCTTCAGCCGAGAAAAAGACGAGTGGGAGCAGAGACCAGTCGAGACGGTACAGCGAGTCACCAGCATGACTGATGAGCGAGAACGAGCAAGAGAGcgtgaacgagagagagagcgtgaacGAGCACCCAGCAAAGACAACAGTCAGTATCCTCACCACAGTGTTTAATCTTTTATATGACATATTGCACAATCCCTACAtgaattattttccaaaaacagcAAATCCCAAACTGTTTTTAGTTGCATTTAACCTGCAAAACATTAAACTATTCTAtcctgaagatgtcagaaaTCCTCAAGactttacaaagcactgacactggagactccttccatctaTGTTAAATAAACCTCTGACTGAAAACATCACCATATCGACACACAAATCCCTGGGAATGAGCAGTCACTATGGAAGCAATGACGTTTTTTAATGGGTGCcttgatataaacctgtgactTGAATCACAGCTGGAGCTACAGAAATCATGTATGCAAATCAGGCACAGTGATCCAAAGAATTTCATTAGAATTTTGTATTTACCAGAAATGCACATTAAACCAATATTATACAGTGATGTATATCTTTTaggacacacaggccacacccacaatcAACATGACACTTGAACTCCACTACATATCTATCtcctaacacacagacactgttaCCTAATGTTGATACTCTTAGGATGTCattacgtgtgtttgtgtgtgtgtgtgtagtgaggagAGAACCTGTTTCCACACCACCTCCTGCTCCATCTAAACCGGCTCTAAGTCCTGAGGAACTCGAGAAGAAATCCACTGCTATTATCGAGGAGTACTTGCACATTAATGACATGAAGGTAGACACacacaagtttgttttttttgtttttgtttgtttgcacagcCACACACCAATTTTtactagaaaaaaacaaaaaacgtttATGTACTGATGTATAGGCGTGATTATCAACGCAACCAACTTCTGCCTAATGCTAGCCTGTCATTAAGCCTGACAATCAATTagcagtttgtttttaatttctgaATGATATAAAAGTTTATACGCACACTTCAAACTTATGCAGCATTATATGAAGGCTGGTACATACAACGTTGGTGTGGTGTCCTGTCATCCAACAGGAGGCGTTGCAGTGTGTGAGCGAGATGAACTCTGCCTCACTACTCTACTTGTTTGTGAGGACGGGAATTGAGTCGACTCTGGAGCGCAGCACTATTGCCAGAGAGCACATGGGTTTACTACTACACCAACTCGTCAAAGCTGGAATGCTGTCTGCACAGCAGTACTacaaagggtgtgtgtgtgtgtgtgtgtgtgtgcgcgcatttGTCTACTGAGGCTATTGGTAAAGGTAAACATTTAGCAGTATAACAGTGTTATTTGGAAGTGTTAGTAATTATTGATGGAATGTCCTCAGAAGGATTAAAGTGTTTGTGGTTaagtttgtgcgtgtgtgtgtttgagacttGTCAGTGGAAGACTTCAAATGTGTTTTAGAGACAATAAAagattgatgatgatggtaaaaatgtacatatattgtataatttctcatgtgtgtttgttttcagccTGATGGAGGTGCTGGGGGTGGCTGAGGACATGGCTATTGATGTGCCTCATATCTGGGTTTACCTGGCTGAACTGATCACTCCCCTGCTGCATGAGGGTGGGATTTCCATGGGCTCACTCTTTAGGTGAGTCACACAGTTCAGCATATTTTCACAAGACCGTGTAACTGAGCATGCAGCAGGAAAATCGACTACATTGTGACTTTTGATTCACAGGGAAGTGTCTAAGCCCCTGGTACCTATTGGCAAAGCTGGAGATCTACTAGCACACCTCCTCACCCTGCTCTGCAAAGTAATGgtatgttctctgtgtgtgagagagagtgagaatcagtgaatataattgtgtattcattataaacacttttttatatGTACAGAGCCATAAGAAGGTTGGAGCCATGTGGAGGGAGGCAGGGCTTAGCTGGAAGGACTTCCTGTCTGAGGATGAAGATGTGAATAAGTTTGTGACTGAGAAGGTTTGATCAAGAAATCACTTCCTTATTACCTCCCCTGTTCCTACTCTATTCTCACCGTTTCATTCTTCATTCCTTCGATTCTTGTCATTCTTTGCTTCCTCAATTGCTCATATCTCTAAAATGTTTAACGGATGGGCTAAAACCttaatggtgtgtttgtgtatgttcaTGTAGGGAGTGGACTACACACTGGGGGAGGAGTATGGAAAAGTTGGTAGCAGCAGGAAATCACTGAGTATGGAAGAGCTTTCGAAACAGCTGGACCAACTGTTGCAGGACAAATCTGACAACCAGCACATATTCAACTGGGTGGAGgtagtgtgtgcgtgcgtgcgtgaaaATAATGGTATAACCATGATTTGTAAATTTCATGGGTGACGTCACTTTGCTCTTCGTGTTTTCAGGCAAACCTGGATGAGCAGCAGGTTTCATCAAACACCTTCGTTCGAGCTCTGATGTCCTCCGTGTGTCAGGCTGCTATCATTTGTGAGTTGTGTAATAAATCTTTCTTTTCTAGCCGGTTaagtaacacacaaacattttatgtacatttattaaatatctctctcttactgtgaACAGGCGAAACTCCGTATAAAGTTGACTCTAAAGGGATTTCCCAGCGGGCCAAGCTGCTCCAGCGCTACATTAAGGATGAGCAGAAGGAGCTGCAGGCACTCTATGCATTACAGAGCCTCATGGTGCAGATGGAGCAGCCGCCAAGTGAGTGTGTTTCATAAACCTAATGGG carries:
- the LOC132857816 gene encoding eukaryotic translation initiation factor 4 gamma 1-like isoform X3; protein product: MNKVPGPPSSSPLPAPSPNLPQPNFSPTPPPSMVFATPTPPPMNPTAQTRQFYPVRPALPTNPARAQASSAPRPIPPPHGTHTPHVFQPGSQMMMIPTQSISFPNSQGPAYYIPGQYRPSYVSPQQYQVAGSPNFYPGSSPAEYAGAYYPAQPQFTPPVATAPVLMNPAPQQQQAPPPPQHAGPAKRERKQIRIRDPNQGGRDITEEIMSGGRSASTPTPPQSALTMSEGEAITQSNGEKATPPVTAARGDDLVKHVVSLEFPVPPGEIPIPDAPPTPPPTSPISDTVDAPPPTIDKATQLKDAKQQELKSSSAAVPSSGSTENGAGPATVSVLRPASGAEPALESPIAQPEELQFVNGLTADANRDVSPLAEPDITKEAPPVFEEFSTRTTKVVSPVLKETPAQVVSETPPLLDVKETSVTSVKETPAPIPTPTPVVTETPSLIAKDTPLSAVKEILAPVAKETPPPVVLEALVEKEMPPPVATETSEPVVKETIIEDPCPVAKETPEPIDKEIRSPAAPVCVAKAAPPSPPALAEEQEDMPPPQTTAPDSTMQAAVSVPKKKRKLKDLNKKETGDVLDAFKEPPPKPEPMPQTKSEQAEPAPVAPPPVEDMEETWEEKEDKLDAENRQLRSPAPATPTEQKYQYKEEQWKPLNPEEKKKYDREFLLRFQFISASMHKPEGLPHISDVVLDKVNKTPLRPLDLSRMNCGPDFTPSFANLGRQPVGGRGPAMGLPGPRRSGQSSSRKEPRKIVLSGVSLNDDIHLSKAENAWRRGGGGGVEVEDAETSKTRELLRRVRGVLNKLTPQMFQPLMKQITEMTIDTEERLKGVIDLVFEKAISEPNFSVAYANMCRCLMGLKVPTSDKPNVMVNFRKLLLNRCQKEFEKDKDDDEIFEKKQKELDAATEEDVRQHLKEELEESKDTARRRSLGNIKFIGELFKLKMLTENIMHDCVVKLLKNHDEESLECLCRLLSTIGKDLDFEKARPRMDQYFNQMGKIIKERKTSSRIRFMLQDVIDLRRNNWVPRRGDQGPKTIEQIHKDAEMEEQREQVKVQQQLLSKKDVRGPVGGGVILGPRGVGPASHRGNPPPDDGWNTVPISTKNRPIDTSRLSKITKPGSLDFNNQLLAPGGKGSWGSWGKGSSGGSGVKPSGDGAAQDSSRTSTLNRFSALQQPPSSSSSSSTTDTDRRIPQRSSLSRERGDRGDRLERGSDRNRPSISKRSFSREKDEWEQRPVETVQRVTSMTDERERARERERERERERAPSKDNMRREPVSTPPPAPSKPALSPEELEKKSTAIIEEYLHINDMKEALQCVSEMNSASLLYLFVRTGIESTLERSTIAREHMGLLLHQLVKAGMLSAQQYYKGLMEVLGVAEDMAIDVPHIWVYLAELITPLLHEGGISMGSLFREVSKPLVPIGKAGDLLAHLLTLLCKVMSHKKVGAMWREAGLSWKDFLSEDEDVNKFVTEKGVDYTLGEEYGKVGSSRKSLSMEELSKQLDQLLQDKSDNQHIFNWVEANLDEQQVSSNTFVRALMSSVCQAAIICETPYKVDSKGISQRAKLLQRYIKDEQKELQALYALQSLMVQMEQPPNLLRMFFDILYDEDIIKEDGFYKWESSKDPAEQQGKGVALKSVTAFFTWLREAEDESDNS
- the LOC132857816 gene encoding eukaryotic translation initiation factor 4 gamma 1-like isoform X6; amino-acid sequence: MGNKASSSVTNAGAYYPAQPQFTPPVATAPVLMNPAPQQQQAPPPPQHAGPAKRERKQIRIRDPNQGGRDITEEIMSGGRSASTPTPPQSALTMSEGEAITQSNGEKATPPVTAARGDDLVKHVVSLEFPVPPGEIPIPDAPPTPPPTSPISDTVDAPPPTIDKATQLKDAKQQELKSSSAAVPSSGSTENGAGPATVSVLRPASGAEPALESPIAQPEELQFVNGLTADANRDVSPLAEPDITKEAPPVFEEFSTRTTKVVSPVLKETPAQVVSETPPLLDVKETSVTSVKETPAPIPTPTPVVTETPSLIAKDTPLSAVKEILAPVAKETPPPVVLEALVEKEMPPPVATETSEPVVKETIIEDPCPVAKETPEPIDKEIRSPAAPVCVAKAAPPSPPALAEEQEDMPPPQTTAPDSTMQAAVSVPKKKRKLKDLNKKETGDVLDAFKEPPPKPEPMPQTKSEQAEPAPVAPPPVEDMEETWEEKEDKLDAENRQLRSPAPATPTEQKYQYKEEQWKPLNPEEKKKYDREFLLRFQFISASMHKPEGLPHISDVVLDKVNKTPLRPLDLSRMNCGPDFTPSFANLGRQPVGGRGPAMGLPGPRRSGQSSSRKEPRKIVLSGVSLNDDIHLSKAENAWRRGGGGGVEVEDAETSKTRELLRRVRGVLNKLTPQMFQPLMKQITEMTIDTEERLKGVIDLVFEKAISEPNFSVAYANMCRCLMGLKVPTSDKPNVMVNFRKLLLNRCQKEFEKDKDDDEIFEKKQKELDAATEEDVRQHLKEELEESKDTARRRSLGNIKFIGELFKLKMLTENIMHDCVVKLLKNHDEESLECLCRLLSTIGKDLDFEKARPRMDQYFNQMGKIIKERKTSSRIRFMLQDVIDLRRNNWVPRRGDQGPKTIEQIHKDAEMEEQREQVKVQQQLLSKKDVRGPVGGGVILGPRGVGPASHRGNPPPDDGWNTVPISTKNRPIDTSRLSKITKPGSLDFNNQLLAPGGKGSWGSWGKGSSGGSGVKPSGDGAAQDSSRTSTLNRFSALQQPPSSSSSSSTTDTDRRIPQRSSLSRERGDRGDRLERGSDRNRPSISKRSFSREKDEWEQRPVETVQRVTSMTDERERARERERERERERAPSKDNMRREPVSTPPPAPSKPALSPEELEKKSTAIIEEYLHINDMKEALQCVSEMNSASLLYLFVRTGIESTLERSTIAREHMGLLLHQLVKAGMLSAQQYYKGLMEVLGVAEDMAIDVPHIWVYLAELITPLLHEGGISMGSLFREVSKPLVPIGKAGDLLAHLLTLLCKVMSHKKVGAMWREAGLSWKDFLSEDEDVNKFVTEKGVDYTLGEEYGKVGSSRKSLSMEELSKQLDQLLQDKSDNQHIFNWVEANLDEQQVSSNTFVRALMSSVCQAAIICETPYKVDSKGISQRAKLLQRYIKDEQKELQALYALQSLMVQMEQPPNLLRMFFDILYDEDIIKEDGFYKWESSKDPAEQQGKGVALKSVTAFFTWLREAEDESDNS